A single genomic interval of Lucilia cuprina isolate Lc7/37 chromosome 2, ASM2204524v1, whole genome shotgun sequence harbors:
- the LOC124421467 gene encoding uncharacterized protein LOC124421467 yields the protein MTTLPIPSATTIIITQSLEMFPNVKQFLDALVKDTKIQKRQVGRSFKYSEDKKRMSCHYEYEVFVNYFIQKHLSNQFKIEVIDPNAEEILKNPNNYIVDDIMANSIKEHYEIFKDPNTKAMDIIKSIKIVALSSLITNNRLRPKSDYTVNKDNLLEIIDYFQKVPHKSVILKPQLDCDFFTAEADMIFDDEAIYVITSSKSESLSLYGSDIALSGIYLTIIHGFGFYKKTGNKIKQIKIYNTLLGVEFSIELKNIDYELFEEVLRRDVAVYGRVELEKRSKLPIPIASRIALTSLDTFPNVKLFFEDLIKDTTIEERQVGRSFQHSKDVKRNRYFSAYEYFVNYFIRKYLSNKYNIDIMDTLTENILNKPSNYIIGKNVTLRDLITEHYEIFKDPNTKAMDIIKSIKIVSLSSLISARNDIPQNDYTVNEDNLLDIIQYLEKLSYKSVILNPQLDCDYFTADADLIFDDDVIYEIKTSQYKSLSCYESNLPLRRFYLTIIHGFGFYKKSHKKVKKFKIYNPLLGKEFSIELDNIDYKLFEETLRQDVAVYSCGQHDYITKLLNTNK from the coding sequence ATGACAACATTACCAATTCCTTccgcaacaacaataattataacACAATCTTTGGAAATGTTTCCTAATGTCAAGCAGTTTCTCGATGCTCTCGTCAAGGATACAAAAATACAGAAAAGACAAGTCGGACGATCATTTAAATATAGTGAAGATAAAAAGAGAATGAGTTGTCATTATGAATATGAAGTTTTTGtgaattattttatacaaaaacatttatccaatcaatttaaaatagaaGTTATAGATCCAAATGCCGaagagattttaaaaaatcccaataaTTACATAGTTGATGACATTATGGCAAATTCAATTAAAGagcattatgaaatttttaaagatccAAACACCAAGGCCATGGATataattaaaagtattaaaattgtgGCACTATCAAGTCTAATAACAAATAACCGCCTTAGACCGAAAAGTGATTATACAGTGAACAAGGATAATTTGCTAGAAATAATAGATTATTTTCAAAAGGTTCCCCATAAATCTGTCATCTTAAAACCCCAACTAGATTGTGATTTTTTTACAGCCGAAGCCGATATGATATTTGATGATGAAGCAATATATGTAATAACTTCTTCTAAATCTGAATCCCTTTCATTGTATGGGTCGGACATAGCGTTAAGTGGAATTTATCTAACGATTATCCATGGATTtggtttctataagaaaacgggtaacaaaataaaacaaatcaaaatctaCAATACATTATTGGGTGTAGAGTTTtcaattgaattgaaaaatatcGATTACGAATTATTCGAAGAAGTTCTTAGGCGAGATGTTGCAGTCTATGGACGTGTTGAGCTCGAAAAAAGGTCAAAGTTACCAATTCCTATAGCAAGCAGAATAGCACTAACAAGTTTGGATACGTTTCCTAATGTCAAGCTGTTTTTCGAAGATCTAATTAAAGATACAACAATCGAGGAACGACAAGTTGGAAGATCATTTCAACATAGTAAAGATGTAAAGAGAAATCGTTATTTTTCAGCCTATGAATATTTTGTGAATTATTTTATACGAAAATATTTAtccaataaatataatatagacATAATGGATACAttaactgaaaatattttaaataaaccaaGTAATTACATCATTGGTAAAAATGTCACATTGCGCGATTTAATTACAGagcattatgaaatttttaaagatccAAACACTAAGGCTATGGACataattaaaagtattaaaatagtaTCACTATCAAGTCTTATATCAGCTCGCAACGATATACCACAAAATGATTATACTGTGAACGAGGATAATTTGTTAGATATTATACAGTATTTGGAAAAGCTTTCCTATAAGTCTGTCATTCTTAATCCCCAACTCGATTGTGATTATTTTACTGCAGATGCCGACTTGATATTTGATGATGacgtaatatatgaaataaaaacctCTCAATATAAATCTCTTTCATGTTACGAATCGAACCTACCGTTACGTAGATTTTATCTAACGATTATCCATGGTTTTGGTTTCTATAAGAAATCGcataagaaagtaaaaaaattcaaaatctacAATCCACTATTGGGAAAAGAGTTTTCAATTGAATTGGATAACATTGATTACAAGTTATTCGAAGAAACTCTTAGGCAAGATGTTGCAGTCTATAGTTGCGGTCAGCACGATTATATAACCAAACTTCTGAACACTAATAAATAA